One stretch of Psilocybe cubensis strain MGC-MH-2018 chromosome 6, whole genome shotgun sequence DNA includes these proteins:
- a CDS encoding 2-oxoglutarate-Fe(II) type oxidoreductase hxnY, whose amino-acid sequence MYMLQVEGPRKLVLFKSHGIPEDVIDNTVQAAKSFFALPESSKMELDIHKTPNFKGYTALLGENTDSNGLGDLHEGFDIGWEPQATDQSSSSLGPAKVSAMEGANVWPSDLTGFKETTLEYYHRVLDVGKLLFPLFALALDLPENFFDDKTTKPAAIMRLLHYPPQSPTSFETDPDGRQIGIGAHTEYDPRLINLHCFTILWQDRAGGLQVQNTAGKWVDAVPIPGTLVVNLGDQFARWTNDVFKSTLHRVINRSGVERYSIPLFFGTNYDVLLEPIHTCVSPGSPSKYEIVTAGEYVKSRLEATYAHSQSAT is encoded by the exons ATGTACATGCTTCAAGTTGAAGGCCCACGAAAACTCGTGCTAT TCAAATCGCATGGTATTCCCGAGGATGTTATCGATAACACGGTCCAAGCAGCAAAGAGTTTCTTTGCTCTCCCAGAGTCATCGAAAATGGAG CTAGATATACACAAAACTCCTAACTTCAAAGGATATACTGCTTTATTGGGAGAGAATACCGATTCAAATGGTCTGGGTGACCTGCATGAAGGCTTCGATATAGGATGGGAGCCTCAAGCTACCGACCAATCTAGCTCTTCTTTGGGACCAGCAAAGGTTTCTGCGATGGAAGGAGCAAATGTATGGCCATCAGACTTAACGGGTTTCAAGGAAACCACATTGGAATACTA TCACAGAGTACTAGATGTTGGAAAACTACTGTTTCCATTGTTCGCATTGGCACTTGATCTACCAGAGAACTTTTTCGATGATAAG ACGACAAAGCCAGCTGCTATTATGCGGCTTCTCCACTATCCCCCACAGAGCCCAACGAGCTTCGAGACCGATCCAGATGGAAGGCAAATAGGCATTGGTGCACATACTGAGTATGATCCTCGTCTCATTAATTTACAC TGCTTTACGATTCTTTGGCAAGATCGCGCTGGCGGATTACAGGTCCAAAATACAGCTGGCAAATGGGTCGATGCAGTGCCTATCCCTGGTACATTAGTCGTGAA TTTAGGAGACCAATTTGCCCGTTGGACAA ATGATGTCTTCAAATCCACTTTACACCGTGTGATCAATAGGTCAGGCGTCGAACGCTACTCAATACCTTTATTTTTCGGGACAAATTACGATGTCCTTTTGGAG CCTATACACACTTGTGTTTCTCCTGGATCTCCCAGCAAGTACGAGATCGTGACGGCTGGAGAATACGTCAAATCCCGGCTCGAAGCTACATACGCTCATTCGCAGTCGGCTACTTGA